A single genomic interval of Armigeres subalbatus isolate Guangzhou_Male chromosome 1, GZ_Asu_2, whole genome shotgun sequence harbors:
- the LOC134205624 gene encoding tigger transposable element-derived protein 6-like: MEQRLFGLTTRDFRSLAFQLAVKNKIKHPFNTESQLAGEDWLHGFRQRHPELCLRIPEATSAARAAGFNRVAVSNFFAILQAVKEAKDFPASRTYNVDETSAVTVQTKKSKVLALKGRRQVGCLTSAERGVLTTACVCMSATGYYIPPMLIFPRARLTESLKTGAPPETLFSCNGSGWMTMTDFNTWFNHFLEHSRPTAAAPVLLILDGHVTHTKNIAFLKKAQQNHVTVVSLPPHCSHRMQPLDVSFMAPLKSSFSKAIEAFLRRNPGKVVTDNDASALFGEAYLKTATASVAQSGFKATGIVPFNQFIFTAADFAPSDVTDVPEAMDQPAEDDALTILPHPEHVDQSAELSIYLFI, translated from the exons ATGGAACAACGACTCTTTGGACTGACAACTCGCGACTTCAGAAGCTTGGCGTTCCAGCTCGCGGTGAAGAACAAAATTAAACATCCGTTCAACACCGAGTCCCAATTGGCCGGTGAAGATTGGTTACATGGTTTCCGTCAACGCCACCCTGAACTGTGCCTGCGTATTCCTGAGGCAACATCCGCGGCCCGCGCTGCAGGATTCAACCGAGTGGCGGTATCGAATTTTTTCGCTATTCTTCAGGCTGTCAAGGAAGCTAAAGATTTCCCAGCGAGCCGAACGTACAATGTTGATGAAACATCAGCTGTGACC GTGCAAaccaaaaaatcaaaagtgCTGGCGCTGAAAGGAAGACGACAGGTGGGCTGCCTGACTTCCGCTGAGAGAGGTGTCTTGACCACAGCTTGTGTATGTATGTCAGCAACGGGGTACTACATACCTCCTATGCTCATATTCCCGCGAGCACGCCTCACGGAGTCCCTGAAGACTGGTGCCCCGCCAGAAACTCTATTCAGCTGCAATGGTAGTGGTTGGATGACAATGACCGATTTCAATACGTGGTTCAATCACTTTTTGGAACACAGCCGGCCGACTGCTGCAGCACCAGTGTTGCTGATTCTAGATGGGCACGTCACGCATACCAAAAACATAGCCTTCCTCAAAAAAGCCCAGCAAAACCACGTGACGGTGGTTAGTTTGCCTCCTCATTGCAGCCATCGTATGCAGCCCCTCGATGTGAGTTTCATGGCTCCCCTCAAATCGAGCTTTTCGAAAGCAATCGAAGCTTTCCTCAGGCGGAATCCAGGAAAGGTTGTCACAGACAATGATGCGAGTGCCTTGTTCGGAGAAGCCTACTTGAAGACCGCAACAGCTTCTGTGGCACAGAGTGGATTCAAAGCTACAGGAATTGTACCCTTTAATCAGTTCATTTTCACTGCGGCCGATTTCGCACCGTCCGACGTAACTGATGTTCCGGAAGCCATGGACCAACCCGCTGAAGATGACGCTCTTACAATACTGCCGCATCCTGAGCATGTCGATCAATCTGCCGAgctatctatttatttatttatttaa